The Herbaspirillum sp. RTI4 genome has a segment encoding these proteins:
- a CDS encoding ribonuclease catalytic domain-containing protein — protein sequence MNLLFEESGDLKAGSVMSQQGEAYQVEMASGKRSKIKSRDVLLQFATPAPAQLLLDGQVVADTIDLEFLWEVAGAEEFGYAELGQEYFGHALLPQEAAGLLMRLHSAPVYFYRKGKGRFKAAPAAALQAALAGQEKKRLLLLQQQGYVDELVAQRLPLPLRAMAIQLLFKPDKNGIEYKALDAACKQLQTTPQRLILALGGIDSPKDLHYARFLQDFFPKGTDFPPLVAPTAPTLPLADVQAFSIDDVTTTEIDDAISVVTLADGTLRVGIHIAAPGLGIKRDDAIDVLARQRMSTVYMPGEKITMLPDSLVQTFTLDAGTARPAVSLYATLNPEDWSVISTETRAELVPIVANLRHNDLDEHVTEEALTEGSGDYPHKAEFALLWPWVQALEQGRMEKRAGFGLRPEQNNRVDFNFYVDDGIVSIARRKRGAPLDKIVAELMIFANSTWGKLMADHGVPGIYRAQGGGGGTGWAAKMQVRMVTHAAPHQGLGVDQYAWSTSPLRRYTDLVNQWQILACVEHGIAAPLVAPFKPRDADLFAIVSAFEAAYAGYSDFQSNMERYWCLRWLTQQEARQVDAVVLKDEILRLTEIPLVIRLPGMPSVARGLQVKLELLRWDEVDLTVEARLLEIPAAQSAESADLPDADEEEDAIGAVDGVEDPDGGDGNADDKEVALEEERAEAITPQADASDAENSGAATL from the coding sequence ATGAATTTATTATTTGAAGAATCCGGTGACCTCAAAGCCGGCAGCGTAATGTCCCAGCAAGGCGAGGCCTATCAGGTCGAGATGGCTTCCGGCAAGCGCAGCAAGATTAAATCGCGCGACGTGCTGTTGCAATTTGCTACTCCGGCCCCGGCACAGTTGCTGTTGGATGGACAGGTCGTGGCAGACACCATCGATCTGGAATTTTTATGGGAAGTCGCCGGTGCCGAGGAATTCGGCTATGCCGAACTGGGTCAGGAATATTTCGGTCATGCGCTGTTGCCGCAGGAAGCCGCCGGTTTGCTGATGCGTCTGCACAGCGCGCCCGTGTATTTCTACCGAAAAGGCAAAGGCCGCTTCAAGGCCGCCCCCGCCGCCGCATTACAGGCCGCGCTAGCCGGACAAGAAAAGAAGCGCTTGCTGCTGTTGCAACAACAGGGTTATGTGGACGAACTGGTGGCGCAGCGCCTGCCGCTGCCGCTGCGGGCAATGGCGATACAACTACTGTTCAAGCCGGACAAGAACGGTATCGAATACAAGGCGCTGGATGCCGCCTGCAAGCAATTGCAAACCACGCCGCAGCGACTGATTCTGGCGCTGGGCGGCATCGACAGTCCCAAGGATTTGCATTACGCCCGCTTCCTGCAGGATTTTTTCCCTAAGGGTACGGATTTTCCGCCGCTGGTCGCGCCCACTGCGCCGACATTGCCGCTGGCCGATGTGCAAGCGTTTTCCATCGATGACGTGACCACCACTGAAATCGACGATGCCATCTCGGTCGTCACGCTGGCCGACGGTACCTTGCGGGTCGGCATCCATATCGCCGCACCGGGGCTGGGCATCAAGCGCGACGACGCTATCGACGTTCTGGCGCGTCAGCGCATGTCCACCGTCTACATGCCGGGTGAAAAAATCACCATGCTGCCCGATTCGCTGGTGCAGACCTTCACGCTCGACGCCGGTACGGCGCGGCCGGCAGTCTCGCTGTACGCCACGCTCAATCCCGAGGACTGGAGCGTCATCAGTACCGAAACCCGGGCCGAGCTGGTGCCGATTGTCGCTAACTTGCGGCATAACGATCTCGACGAACACGTTACCGAAGAAGCGCTCACCGAGGGCAGTGGCGACTATCCGCACAAGGCTGAATTTGCCCTGCTGTGGCCGTGGGTGCAGGCGCTGGAACAGGGGCGGATGGAAAAGCGCGCCGGCTTCGGTCTGCGGCCGGAACAAAACAATCGCGTCGATTTCAACTTTTATGTCGACGACGGCATCGTCAGCATCGCCCGTCGCAAACGCGGCGCGCCGCTCGACAAAATCGTGGCCGAACTGATGATCTTCGCCAACAGCACCTGGGGCAAGCTGATGGCCGACCACGGCGTACCGGGAATTTATCGCGCACAAGGCGGTGGCGGCGGCACTGGCTGGGCGGCCAAGATGCAGGTGCGCATGGTGACCCATGCCGCGCCGCATCAGGGGCTGGGCGTGGATCAGTATGCGTGGAGCACGTCGCCGCTGCGGCGCTATACCGATCTGGTCAATCAATGGCAGATTCTGGCCTGCGTCGAGCATGGCATCGCCGCGCCGCTGGTCGCGCCGTTCAAGCCGCGCGATGCGGATTTGTTCGCTATCGTTTCAGCTTTTGAAGCGGCCTATGCCGGTTACTCCGACTTTCAATCGAACATGGAGCGCTACTGGTGCTTGCGCTGGCTGACGCAGCAAGAAGCGCGGCAGGTCGATGCCGTCGTGCTCAAGGACGAGATACTGCGCCTGACGGAAATCCCGCTGGTGATTCGCTTGCCCGGCATGCCTTCGGTGGCGCGTGGCTTGCAGGTCAAGCTGGAGCTGCTGCGTTGGGACGAGGTCGATCTGACAGTGGAAGCGCGCTTGCTGGAAATTCCCGCTGCACAGTCTGCCGAATCTGCCGACCTGCCCGATGCCGATGAGGAGGAAGACGCCATCGGTGCTGTCGATGGTGTGGAGGATCCCGATGGCGGCGACGGCAATGCTGACGACAAGGAGGTCGCCCTCGAAGAAGAGCGTGCCGAAGCGATTACCCCTCAAGCCGATGCCAGCGACGCCGAAAATTCGGGTGCGGCAACTTTGTAG
- a CDS encoding TonB family protein has product MKFFSQQRILVIALGVSLLVHGALLAIHFVAPNAFRLKPSDASLEVILVNAKHDSKPLHADALAQANLDGGGNAEQGRAKSPLPDMRKLEDGQNAKASSRRVAELEARQQQILAQMQRQTALSVAQGKLAQPPQPSQVDGRELFDSAKAVARLEAEIAKNIEDYNKRPKKTQITPSTIQVGYAVYYKSLQDKIEKIGTLDFPQKDGVKLYGQLVLSIPVFQDGTIYQRDGGARVERSSGNAALDNAALAIVRRAAPFGRFPDNMRTSGKDDVWEIITRFTFSREQGLQTDLPGSRR; this is encoded by the coding sequence GTGAAATTTTTTTCTCAACAGCGCATTCTGGTCATTGCTCTCGGTGTGTCCTTGCTAGTGCATGGCGCGCTGCTGGCGATCCATTTTGTCGCGCCCAATGCCTTTCGCCTCAAGCCCTCCGACGCCAGCCTGGAAGTGATTCTGGTCAATGCCAAGCACGACAGCAAACCGCTTCACGCGGACGCGCTGGCGCAGGCCAATCTCGATGGCGGCGGTAACGCCGAGCAGGGCCGCGCCAAGTCGCCCTTGCCCGATATGCGCAAGCTGGAGGATGGTCAGAACGCCAAGGCGAGCAGTCGCCGGGTCGCTGAACTGGAGGCGCGGCAACAGCAAATCCTGGCGCAGATGCAGCGGCAGACCGCGCTGAGCGTAGCGCAGGGGAAACTTGCACAGCCGCCGCAGCCGTCGCAGGTCGACGGACGCGAACTGTTCGACAGCGCCAAGGCCGTGGCGCGGCTGGAAGCCGAAATCGCCAAAAACATCGAGGACTACAACAAGCGCCCGAAAAAAACCCAGATCACCCCCAGCACCATTCAGGTCGGCTACGCGGTGTACTACAAGAGCCTGCAAGACAAAATAGAAAAAATCGGCACGCTGGATTTCCCCCAGAAGGACGGCGTCAAGCTGTACGGGCAGCTGGTGCTGTCGATTCCGGTGTTTCAGGACGGTACGATTTACCAGCGCGATGGCGGCGCACGCGTGGAGCGCAGCTCCGGCAATGCGGCGCTGGACAATGCGGCGCTGGCAATCGTGCGACGCGCCGCACCGTTCGGCCGTTTCCCGGATAACATGCGCACCAGCGGCAAGGACGATGTATGGGAAATCATTACCCGCTTCACCTTCAGCCGCGAGCAGGGATTGCAGACCGATTTGCCCGGCAGCCGCCGATGA
- the aroE gene encoding shikimate dehydrogenase encodes MDLYAVVGNPVAHSKSPEIHAAFAAQTGESMRYERLLAPLDGFAATLQQWRADGGKHSKGVNVTLPFKLEAYALATELSPRAQRAGAVNTLLFDGERIFGDNTDGAGLVADIVRNAGVTLDGKRILLLGAGGAARGALLPLLVGRPRQLVIANRTADKAAQLASQFAADGPIDACDYAALEGTFDLIINATSASLAGAVPPLPPEVFGPSTLAYDMMYASQPTAFMQFASGHGAQVRDGLGMLVEQAAEAFLLWRGVRPQTEEIFTRLRSSL; translated from the coding sequence ATGGATTTATACGCAGTAGTCGGCAATCCGGTAGCGCATAGCAAATCGCCGGAGATCCATGCGGCATTCGCCGCGCAGACCGGCGAGTCAATGCGCTATGAGCGGCTGCTGGCGCCGCTGGACGGTTTCGCTGCCACGCTGCAGCAATGGCGCGCTGACGGAGGCAAGCACAGCAAGGGCGTTAATGTCACCTTGCCATTCAAGCTCGAAGCCTATGCGCTGGCGACGGAGCTGAGCCCGCGTGCGCAGCGCGCCGGTGCCGTCAATACCCTGCTGTTCGACGGCGAGCGAATTTTCGGCGACAACACCGATGGCGCAGGGCTGGTGGCCGATATCGTTCGCAATGCTGGTGTTACGCTGGACGGCAAGCGCATCCTCTTGCTTGGCGCGGGCGGCGCGGCGCGGGGCGCGTTGCTGCCATTGCTGGTCGGTCGGCCGCGTCAGCTGGTGATTGCGAATCGCACGGCGGACAAGGCTGCGCAACTGGCCAGTCAGTTTGCCGCCGACGGCCCGATCGATGCCTGCGATTATGCTGCGCTGGAAGGGACTTTCGATCTCATCATTAACGCCACTTCCGCCAGTCTGGCGGGAGCGGTGCCACCCTTGCCACCCGAAGTGTTCGGCCCTTCTACGTTGGCCTATGACATGATGTACGCCAGTCAGCCGACGGCGTTCATGCAGTTCGCCTCGGGGCATGGTGCGCAGGTGCGCGACGGCTTGGGCATGTTGGTAGAGCAGGCGGCGGAAGCCTTCCTCTTGTGGCGTGGTGTGCGGCCACAGACAGAGGAAATCTTTACGCGTTTGCGCAGTAGTTTGTAA
- the mtgA gene encoding monofunctional biosynthetic peptidoglycan transglycosylase: MKQIRKWLWRLILLSVLLVLALQLYFFLQIAWWANHNPGSTSFMREQLSVLRQQNPDAQLQFIWMPYERISNNLKRAIIASEDSNFSEHEGIDWDALEKAYEKNNRKGKVVAGGSTITQQLAKNLFLSNQRSYLRKGQELIITYMLEMLLDKRRIFEIYLNVVEWGNGVFGAEAAARHYYGGSAAGLGAAQAARLAVMLPRPRFYDKNRGSGYLAMRGSLILRRMGAAELPPIKPLPKPDTKPPAHAARRPR, encoded by the coding sequence ATGAAACAAATCCGCAAATGGCTGTGGCGGCTGATCCTGTTGAGTGTGCTGCTGGTGCTGGCGCTGCAACTATATTTTTTCCTGCAAATTGCATGGTGGGCCAATCACAACCCGGGCAGTACCAGTTTCATGCGCGAGCAACTGTCGGTGCTGCGCCAGCAGAATCCCGATGCGCAACTGCAATTCATCTGGATGCCTTACGAGCGCATTTCGAACAATCTGAAACGCGCCATCATTGCCTCCGAAGATTCGAATTTCTCAGAGCATGAGGGCATCGATTGGGATGCGCTGGAAAAGGCCTACGAAAAAAATAATCGCAAGGGAAAGGTCGTGGCCGGCGGTTCGACGATCACCCAGCAACTGGCGAAAAACCTGTTTCTTTCCAATCAGCGCAGCTATCTGCGCAAGGGGCAGGAGCTGATCATCACTTACATGCTGGAGATGTTGCTGGATAAGCGACGCATCTTCGAGATTTATCTCAATGTGGTCGAATGGGGTAATGGCGTATTTGGCGCGGAGGCGGCGGCCCGGCATTACTACGGCGGTTCCGCCGCCGGTCTGGGGGCGGCGCAGGCAGCGCGGCTGGCGGTGATGTTGCCGCGTCCGCGTTTCTACGACAAGAACCGCGGCTCAGGCTATCTGGCCATGCGCGGCAGTCTGATTCTGCGACGCATGGGAGCAGCGGAATTGCCACCTATCAAGCCACTCCCTAAGCCGGATACAAAGCCCCCAGCACACGCAGCCCGACGGCCCCGGTGA
- a CDS encoding anhydro-N-acetylmuramic acid kinase, producing the protein MAAPSRNLYIGLMSGTSLDGVDGVLASFSDNDTAPTLLTLADAYVEFPSALRASLMALQVSGTDEIDREALAANELVRHYAACVEQLLLQSGCAAADISAIGAHGQTIRHQPHRGYTRQTNNPALLAELCGIDVIADFRSRDVAAGGQGAPLVPAFHRAVFGSQDAARVTVNIGGIANISILPAEAAAHTAGFDTGPGNVLMDGWILRHQGHAYDADGAWAGSGTVRQDVLKVLRQEDFFALPPPKSTGRDLFHMAWLDARLACCPTYPAADIQATLTALTASTIAEAMQRHAPDARQLYVCGGGAYNGVLMQALRTRLSSPGQEVTVASTAVLGVAPNQVEALAFAWLAQRFSVRQPGNLPAVTGAVGLRVLGALYPA; encoded by the coding sequence ATGGCCGCACCTTCGCGCAATTTGTATATCGGCCTGATGTCGGGCACCAGTCTGGACGGCGTCGATGGCGTGCTGGCGTCGTTTTCCGATAACGACACTGCCCCGACCCTCCTCACCCTGGCCGACGCCTACGTCGAATTCCCCTCCGCATTGCGCGCCAGTCTGATGGCGCTACAGGTTTCCGGCACGGATGAAATCGACCGCGAAGCGCTCGCTGCCAACGAACTGGTCCGGCATTACGCCGCCTGCGTCGAACAACTATTACTGCAAAGCGGCTGCGCAGCGGCCGACATCAGTGCCATCGGCGCGCATGGACAAACCATCCGGCATCAGCCTCACCGCGGTTACACGCGCCAGACTAACAACCCTGCGCTGCTGGCAGAACTGTGCGGCATCGATGTGATTGCCGATTTCCGTAGCCGCGACGTGGCCGCCGGCGGTCAGGGCGCGCCACTGGTGCCTGCTTTTCACCGCGCCGTATTCGGCAGTCAGGACGCCGCCAGAGTGACCGTCAATATCGGCGGCATCGCCAATATCAGCATTTTGCCGGCCGAGGCCGCCGCGCATACGGCTGGCTTCGACACCGGCCCCGGCAACGTCTTAATGGACGGCTGGATTCTGCGACACCAAGGACACGCCTACGACGCCGACGGTGCATGGGCCGGCAGCGGCACTGTCCGGCAGGATGTACTGAAGGTATTGAGGCAGGAAGATTTTTTCGCGCTGCCGCCGCCGAAAAGCACCGGGCGCGATCTGTTTCACATGGCATGGCTGGATGCGCGGCTGGCGTGCTGTCCGACGTATCCCGCCGCCGATATTCAGGCCACGCTCACCGCATTGACGGCAAGCACCATCGCCGAGGCCATGCAGCGCCACGCACCAGACGCGCGTCAGCTTTATGTGTGCGGCGGCGGGGCTTACAACGGCGTGCTGATGCAAGCACTGCGCACCCGGCTGTCCAGTCCCGGTCAGGAAGTGACGGTTGCCTCCACTGCCGTGTTGGGCGTTGCGCCGAATCAGGTCGAAGCACTGGCTTTTGCCTGGCTGGCGCAGCGCTTCAGTGTGCGTCAGCCGGGCAATCTGCCTGCTGTCACCGGGGCCGTCGGGCTGCGTGTGCTGGGGGCTTTGTATCCGGCTTAG